A genome region from Fibrobacter sp. UWR4 includes the following:
- a CDS encoding porin family protein translates to MFKKILVAALMVASFSFAQLNFGAHAALNMSNFWGDDVNEPEMGVGFSAGLGMKLSFPLLPITLAPEVLIDMRNVDAGNDVTITEWALDIPVLVRLSLLPILYLEAGPVVALNLSSTAEADGVEVDLDKLGIETNTLELGVAFGIGTGIVPFVDIDFRVNLGLTSWAGVDSGLNSTEDMDMQTLQFALGATYWF, encoded by the coding sequence ATGTTCAAGAAGATTCTGGTCGCAGCCCTCATGGTTGCTAGCTTCTCTTTCGCACAGCTCAACTTCGGTGCACACGCAGCCCTCAATATGAGCAATTTCTGGGGCGATGACGTTAACGAACCCGAAATGGGAGTCGGTTTCAGCGCTGGTCTCGGCATGAAGCTCTCCTTCCCCCTGCTGCCCATCACCCTGGCTCCGGAAGTCTTGATCGACATGCGCAACGTTGACGCAGGCAACGACGTTACCATCACCGAATGGGCATTGGACATTCCCGTCCTGGTACGTCTTTCCCTCCTCCCCATCCTTTACCTGGAAGCAGGTCCGGTTGTCGCTCTTAATTTGAGCTCCACCGCAGAAGCTGATGGCGTTGAAGTTGACCTGGACAAGCTGGGCATTGAAACCAACACTCTCGAACTGGGCGTAGCTTTCGGTATCGGTACCGGCATTGTTCCCTTCGTGGACATCGACTTCCGCGTAAACCTGGGTCTCACCAGCTGGGCAGGTGTTGATTCCGGCCTCAACAGTACCGAAGATATGGATATGCAGACCCTGCAGTTCGCCCTGGGCGCAACCTACTGGTTCTAA
- a CDS encoding outer membrane beta-barrel protein, with amino-acid sequence MIKKIALAGALAATASFATWDKFPVLENHKGQAKVGVTYDMQGDYSDLGIYAGARYTVIQGLELGLKIPFRFYSDFDGNDLKQDGLGNIPLMVRYQFMPVMNAFVDVNLPVGDDSYNEEGAWGFHAGVQYSQGFGMVTLGTEAGLTITTEGDDEVSPPWNLNVGAEADFTIGGPVTPYVGADLNVLLGEYTHDGDEIPGSDESGTLGLWIYVGAGYAINEQIGLDLSFGFGLGEDYYGKDTPMSIDFNASFKF; translated from the coding sequence ATGATTAAGAAGATCGCTCTCGCTGGTGCTCTCGCAGCAACCGCATCTTTCGCAACTTGGGACAAGTTCCCCGTTCTGGAAAACCACAAGGGCCAGGCCAAGGTTGGCGTGACCTACGACATGCAGGGTGACTACAGCGACCTCGGCATTTATGCAGGCGCTCGCTACACTGTGATCCAGGGTCTGGAACTGGGCCTGAAGATTCCGTTCCGCTTCTACTCTGACTTCGACGGCAACGATCTGAAGCAAGACGGCCTTGGCAACATCCCTCTCATGGTTCGCTACCAGTTCATGCCCGTCATGAACGCATTCGTTGACGTGAACCTCCCGGTTGGTGACGACTCCTACAACGAAGAAGGCGCATGGGGCTTCCACGCTGGTGTGCAGTACTCTCAGGGCTTCGGCATGGTTACTCTCGGTACTGAAGCCGGCTTGACCATCACTACCGAAGGTGACGACGAAGTTTCTCCTCCGTGGAACCTGAACGTCGGTGCAGAAGCTGACTTCACTATCGGCGGCCCCGTTACCCCGTACGTTGGTGCAGATTTGAACGTCCTTCTGGGCGAATACACCCACGATGGCGACGAAATTCCGGGTTCTGACGAAAGCGGTACCCTCGGTCTGTGGATCTACGTCGGTGCTGGCTATGCCATTAACGAACAGATTGGTCTTGACCTCTCCTTCGGTTTTGGCCTGGGTGAAGACTACTACGGCAAAGACACTCCGATGTCCATCGACTTCAACGCTTCTTTCAAGTTCTAA